One Brachyhypopomus gauderio isolate BG-103 chromosome 15, BGAUD_0.2, whole genome shotgun sequence genomic region harbors:
- the slc39a8 gene encoding metal cation symporter ZIP8 isoform X2: MDEYHLQDILRFYGSNSSLSTTNLENLLHLITSRRAPASIDSAANPLRNAECLSVSDLLAVFGLANVSEVTLNQLELMCPAVLTQVLLPSCPHTTPQSQTIDSEVLTYFIGVAIGTLFSNAVLQLIPEALGFDPKADDYVWKAVGIFGGFYILFFTEKVLKMALKADSEHCHAHFPTADVTIASFSNDIVINNMCNDVITNTINRDVVPNIPCDKTVHPTVSPVNDQVIPVLLTVFTLLAHAVLCHCRACRHAVNSDSSVQKNIKKTGKEACVFLTCRWLRGERVSNIKTVAWMITISDALHNFIDGLAIGASFTVSLLTGFSTSIAIVCEEFPHELGDFVILLTSGMSVPQAVFFNLLSAMCCYLGLVFGILLGSNFAPNVIFAIAGGMFLYISLADMFPEMNSIMTTHARGTRGKVIFFVLQNGGLITGFSVILLITMFAGNISLG, encoded by the exons ATGGACGAATATCATCTTCAGGATATCTTGCGCTTTTATGGCAGTAACAGTTCTCTGTCCACGACAAACTTGGAAAACCTTTTGCATCTCATCACTTCCCGACGAGCACCAGCATCCATTGATAGTGCCGCAAATCCCCTGAGGAACGCTGAG TGTTTGTCCGTATCGGACCTGCTGGCTGTATTTGGTCTGGCTAATGTGTCTGAAGTGACTCTTAATCAGCTAGAGCTCATGTGTCCAGCTGTTCTCACTCAGGTCCTACTACCCTCCTGTCCACACACGACTCCCCAATCCCAAACCATTGACTCTGAAG TGCTAACCTACTTCATCGGAGTGGCCATAGGAACTCTGTTTTCTAATGCTGTACTGCAGCTTATCCCTGAG GCTCTTGGATTCGATCCGAAAGCAGATGACTATGTTTGGAAAGCAGTTGGGATTTTTGGAGGGTTCTACATCTTGTTTTTTACAGAGaaagttttaaaaatggctcTGAAGGCAGACTCAGAG CACTGCCACGCTCACTTCCCCACTGCTGATGTCACCATCGCAAGCTTCAGCAACGACATAGTCATTAACAACATGTGCAATGATGTAATAACAAACACCATCAACCGTGATGTCGTACCAAACATCCCCTGTGACAAAACAGTCCACCCAACTGTGAGCCCTGTCAATGATCAGGTAATACCTGTACTCCTGACCGTTTTTACGTTATTAGCACATGCTGTTCTCTGCCATTGCAGAGCTTGCAGACACGCTGTCAATAGTGACTCCTCAGTCCAAAAAAATATCAAGAAAACTGGCAAG GAGGCTTGCGTGTTCTTGACCTGTCGCTGGCTCCGTGGAGAACGTGTATCCAACATTAAAACGGTGGCTTGGATGATCACTATTAGTGATGCGCTGCATAACTTCATAGACGGACTGGCTATCGGAGCGTCTTTCACGGTGTCTCTGCTCACTGGCTTCAGCACCTCTATAGCTATTGTCTGTGAGGAGTTTCCACATGAGCTAG GTGATTTTGTGATTCTGCTGACCTCTGGTATGAGTGTACCTCAGGCAGTGTTCTTTAACCTGCTGTCTGCTATGTGCTGTTATCTCGGCTTGGTATTTGGCATCCTGTTGGGGAGTAACTTTGCACCAAATGTTATCTTTGCCATTGCTGGTGGAATGTTCCTCTACATCTCTCTGGCTGACATG TTTCCAGAAATGAACAGTATAATGACAACACATGCCAGAGGTACCAGAGGGAAAGTAATATTCTTTGTGCTCCAAAATGGTGGCCTGATAACAGGCTTTTCTGTCATCCTCCTTATCACCATGTTCGCTGGAAACATCAGTTTGGGATAA
- the slc39a8 gene encoding metal cation symporter ZIP8 isoform X3, with translation MDEYHLQDILRFYGSNSSLSTTNLENLLHLITSRRAPASIDSAANPLRNAECLSVSDLLAVFGLANVSEVTLNQLELMCPAVLTQVLLPSCPHTTPQSQTIDSEVWGYGFLAVTIINLASLLGLLLIPFTKKSYFPKVLTYFIGVAIGTLFSNAVLQLIPEALGFDPKADDYVWKAVGIFGGFYILFFTEKVLKMALKADSEHCHAHFPTADVTIASFSNDIVINNMCNDVITNTINRDVVPNIPCDKTVHPTVSPVNDQEACVFLTCRWLRGERVSNIKTVAWMITISDALHNFIDGLAIGASFTVSLLTGFSTSIAIVCEEFPHELGDFVILLTSGMSVPQAVFFNLLSAMCCYLGLVFGILLGSNFAPNVIFAIAGGMFLYISLADMFPEMNSIMTTHARGTRGKVIFFVLQNGGLITGFSVILLITMFAGNISLG, from the exons ATGGACGAATATCATCTTCAGGATATCTTGCGCTTTTATGGCAGTAACAGTTCTCTGTCCACGACAAACTTGGAAAACCTTTTGCATCTCATCACTTCCCGACGAGCACCAGCATCCATTGATAGTGCCGCAAATCCCCTGAGGAACGCTGAG TGTTTGTCCGTATCGGACCTGCTGGCTGTATTTGGTCTGGCTAATGTGTCTGAAGTGACTCTTAATCAGCTAGAGCTCATGTGTCCAGCTGTTCTCACTCAGGTCCTACTACCCTCCTGTCCACACACGACTCCCCAATCCCAAACCATTGACTCTGAAG TTTGGGGTTATGGCTTCCTGGCTGTGACGATAATTAATTTGGCCTCTCTGTTGGGGTTACTCTTGATTCCCTTCACTAAAAAATCTTACTTCCCAAAAGTGCTAACCTACTTCATCGGAGTGGCCATAGGAACTCTGTTTTCTAATGCTGTACTGCAGCTTATCCCTGAG GCTCTTGGATTCGATCCGAAAGCAGATGACTATGTTTGGAAAGCAGTTGGGATTTTTGGAGGGTTCTACATCTTGTTTTTTACAGAGaaagttttaaaaatggctcTGAAGGCAGACTCAGAG CACTGCCACGCTCACTTCCCCACTGCTGATGTCACCATCGCAAGCTTCAGCAACGACATAGTCATTAACAACATGTGCAATGATGTAATAACAAACACCATCAACCGTGATGTCGTACCAAACATCCCCTGTGACAAAACAGTCCACCCAACTGTGAGCCCTGTCAATGATCAG GAGGCTTGCGTGTTCTTGACCTGTCGCTGGCTCCGTGGAGAACGTGTATCCAACATTAAAACGGTGGCTTGGATGATCACTATTAGTGATGCGCTGCATAACTTCATAGACGGACTGGCTATCGGAGCGTCTTTCACGGTGTCTCTGCTCACTGGCTTCAGCACCTCTATAGCTATTGTCTGTGAGGAGTTTCCACATGAGCTAG GTGATTTTGTGATTCTGCTGACCTCTGGTATGAGTGTACCTCAGGCAGTGTTCTTTAACCTGCTGTCTGCTATGTGCTGTTATCTCGGCTTGGTATTTGGCATCCTGTTGGGGAGTAACTTTGCACCAAATGTTATCTTTGCCATTGCTGGTGGAATGTTCCTCTACATCTCTCTGGCTGACATG TTTCCAGAAATGAACAGTATAATGACAACACATGCCAGAGGTACCAGAGGGAAAGTAATATTCTTTGTGCTCCAAAATGGTGGCCTGATAACAGGCTTTTCTGTCATCCTCCTTATCACCATGTTCGCTGGAAACATCAGTTTGGGATAA
- the manba gene encoding beta-mannosidase, whose translation MNDVVPPCAHFYVLKVLFVCVVFLFEVESHNFGVDTLNLNGTWRLRNSNGSFSLNAEVPGCVHTALQLQKLIEDPYYRFNDLAYRWISLDNWTYTTSFSVPDYVRDSRRSVLVFEGVDTISTISLNGVIIGKTDNMFLRYDFEVTGLLKDVNFLEVWLMSAVTYASLRRQAHTAYKVPPECPPAVQKGECHVNFIRKAQSSFSWDWGPSFPTLGIWKDVYLESFNTLRLLNFITSPKFDSLLSCWTVEVELFIDTAVASEGIVHLSVPQLQSEAKFQLSLSPGQSNTSFLLQFNQNVTVDMWWPFGHGQQPLKELFINISMMGGEAFHVKRMIAFRTVELVQEPIPDSPGLSFYFRINGQPIFLKGSNWIPAHAFQDQVTADRLTQLLLSAQMANMNVLRVWGGGVYEQDLFYSLCDQLGIMVWQDFMFACALYPVEQDFIQSVQEEVTQQVRRLKSHPSVVIWSGNNENEAAIATNWFFIPLAEKPRYVKDYVHLYVENIREIILQEDSTRPFLVSSPTNGLDSEKEGWVAQNPYDPHYGDVHFYSYLTDCWEWRAFPRTRFASEYGFQSWPSLSTLRKVSTAADWDFSSEFSNHRQHHEFGNMQMIHQAELHYVLPNHTDPVQKYRDTIYITQVMQAQCVKAQTEFYRRSRSDIVQGEGHTMGALYWQLNDIWQAPSWSSIEFGGKWKMLHYWAVHFFSPLISVGIEDKEDLLIYAISDLNLDYILKVTVKLYRWNSFTPQCSLDSDWVVVKGGRVTKVLQHQVSSLLTKCGNCTRQSCVVVFHLSGPEYGVKSPPNHHFLSSPRNAKNLQKPKITFTVEDTEGRFIVTLHSSSPALFVWLDADDIPGLFDANGFLMMSELYTVHFTAWRFTTLTEFTSKLHITSLRDIY comes from the exons ATGAACGATGTGGTACCACCCTGCGCACACTTTTACGTTTTAAAGGTTTTGTTCGTTTGTGTAGTGTTTCTGTTCGAAGTAGAGTCTCACAATTTTGGAGTTGATACATTAAATCTTAACGGAACATGGAGATTACGGAACTCTAATGGGTCGTTTTCGCTTAATGCAGAAGTACCAGGTTGTGTACATACCGCTCTCCAGCTGCAGAAGTTAATTGAG GATCCATACTATCGGTTTAATGACCTGGCCTACAGATGGATCTCTCTGGACAACTGGACATACACTACTTCATTCTCTGTGCCTGACTATGTCCG AGATAGTAGGAGATCAGTTTTAGTATTTGAAGGAGTGGACACGATCTCCACGATCTCTCTCAATGGAGTCATCATTGGAAAGACGGACAACATGTTCCTGAGATAT GATTTTGAAGTTACTGGACTGTTAAAGGATGTGAATTTTCTAGAGGTTTGGCTCATGTCAGCTGTAACCTATGCATCACTGAGGCGTCAGGCCCATACTGCATATAAAGTACCCCCAGAATGCCCTCCTGCCGTGCAGAAAGGGGAGTGTCATGTAAACTTCATCAGAAAG GCCCAGAGCTCATTTAGCTGGGATTGGGGGCCATCATTCCCCACACTTGGCATCTGGAAGGATGTTTATCTAGAATCTTTTAATACTCTTAGGCTGTTGAACTTCATCACCAGCCCAAAATTTG ACTCACTCCTCTCATGCTGGACTGTGGAAGTGGAGTTGTTCATTGACACTGCAGTGGCCTCAGAGGGAATCGTACACTTGTCCGTGCCACAGCTGCAGTCAGAGGCAAAGTTTCAGCTTTCTCTTTCACCTGGCCAGAGCAACACATCCTTCCTCCTCCAGTTCAACCAG AATGTTACAGTTGATATGTGGTGGCCCTTTGGACATGGACAACAGCCTCTCAAAGAGCTATTTATAAATATCAGCATGATGGGCGGAGAGGCATTCCATGTCAAGAGAATG ATTGCTTTCCGTACTGTGGAGTTAGTACAGGAACCTATTCCTGATTCTCCTGGTCTTAGCTTCTATTTCCGTATCAACGGCCAACCCATCTTCCTGAAGGGGTCAAACTGGATACCAGCTCATGCCTTTCAGGACCAGGTTACTGCAGATAG GTTGACTCAACTGCTTCTGTCTGCGCAGATGGCAAATATGAATGTTTTAAgagtgtgggggggtggagtctACGAACAAGACCTCTTCTACAGCCTGTGCGATCAGCTTGGCATCATG GTTTGGCAGGATTTCATGTTTGCATGTGCGTTATACCCTGTAGAGCAAGATTTCATCCAGTCAGTGCAAGAGGAGGTCACTCAACAG GTGAGACGGCTTAAGTCCCACCCCTCAGTGGTCATCTGGAGTGGGAACAATGAGAACGAGGCTGCCATAGCAACCAACTGGTTTTTTATCCCCCTTGCTGAGAAGCCACGCTACGTGAAAGACTATGTCCATCTGTATGTGGAAAATATCAGGGAGATTATActgcag GAGGACAGCACCAGGCCTTTCTTGGTGTCTAGTCCAACCAATGGGCTGGATTCTGAGAAGGAGGGCTGGGTGGCCCAGAACCCCTACGACCCTCATTATGGAGACGTGCACTTTTACAGCTACCTCACTGACTGCTGGGAGTGGAGGGCGTTCCCTCGCACACGCTTCGCCTCCGAGTACGGCTTTCAGTCCTGGCCCTCTCTGTCAACACTCAGGAAG GTATCCACAGCTGCTGACTGGGATTTTAGCAGTGAATTTTCCAACCATCGACAGCACCATGAGTTTGGGAACATGCAGATGATCCATCAAGCAGAACTTCATTATGTCCTCCCCAACCACACGGACCCAGTGCAGAAATACCGAGACACTATTTACATTACTCAG GTCATGCAGGCACAGTGTGTAAAGGCGCAGACAGAATTCTACCGCAGAAGCCGAAGCGATATTGTTCAAGGGGAAGGCCACACCATGGGTGCTCTCTACTGGCAGCTGAATGATATCTGGCAGGCCCCCTCCTGGTCCTCTATAG agttTGGTGGCAAGTGGAAGATGCTGCACTACTGGGCTGTCCACTTCTTTAGTCCCCTTATCTCAGTAGGGATTGAGGATAAAGAAGACCTGCTGATCTATGCCATCTCTGACCTGAACCTAGACTATATATTGAAAGTTACG GTGAAATTATATCGCTGGAACAGCTTTACTCCACAGTGTTCTCTGGACTCTGATTGGGTTGTAGTGAAAGGGGGCAGGGTCACAAAGGTGCTTCAGCACCAAGTGTCCTCACTGTTGACGAAGTGTGGAAATTGCACTCGCCAGTCGTGTGTTGTCGTCTTTCATCTCAGTGGCCCTGAATATGGTGTTAAAAGTCCTCCCAACCACCATTTTCTTAGCTCCCCACGAAATGCTAAAAACCTTCAGAAACCAAAAATCACG TTCACTGTAGAGGATACTGAGGGGAGGTTCATTGTGACTCTGCATAGTTCCTCACCTGCTCTGTTTGTCTGGCTGGACGCTGATGACATTCCTGGATTATTTGATGCTAATGGATTCCTGATGATGTCTGAGCTATACACTGTTCATTTCACTGCATGGAGATTCACCACCTTAACGGAGTTCACTTCCAAACTGCACATTACTTCACTCAGAGATATTTACTGA
- the slc39a8 gene encoding metal cation symporter ZIP8 isoform X4, whose product MDEYHLQDILRFYGSNSSLSTTNLENLLHLITSRRAPASIDSAANPLRNAECLSVSDLLAVFGLANVSEVTLNQLELMCPAVLTQVLLPSCPHTTPQSQTIDSEVWGYGFLAVTIINLASLLGLLLIPFTKKSYFPKVLTYFIGVAIGTLFSNAVLQLIPEALGFDPKADDYVWKAVGIFGGFYILFFTEKVLKMALKADSEEACVFLTCRWLRGERVSNIKTVAWMITISDALHNFIDGLAIGASFTVSLLTGFSTSIAIVCEEFPHELGDFVILLTSGMSVPQAVFFNLLSAMCCYLGLVFGILLGSNFAPNVIFAIAGGMFLYISLADMFPEMNSIMTTHARGTRGKVIFFVLQNGGLITGFSVILLITMFAGNISLG is encoded by the exons ATGGACGAATATCATCTTCAGGATATCTTGCGCTTTTATGGCAGTAACAGTTCTCTGTCCACGACAAACTTGGAAAACCTTTTGCATCTCATCACTTCCCGACGAGCACCAGCATCCATTGATAGTGCCGCAAATCCCCTGAGGAACGCTGAG TGTTTGTCCGTATCGGACCTGCTGGCTGTATTTGGTCTGGCTAATGTGTCTGAAGTGACTCTTAATCAGCTAGAGCTCATGTGTCCAGCTGTTCTCACTCAGGTCCTACTACCCTCCTGTCCACACACGACTCCCCAATCCCAAACCATTGACTCTGAAG TTTGGGGTTATGGCTTCCTGGCTGTGACGATAATTAATTTGGCCTCTCTGTTGGGGTTACTCTTGATTCCCTTCACTAAAAAATCTTACTTCCCAAAAGTGCTAACCTACTTCATCGGAGTGGCCATAGGAACTCTGTTTTCTAATGCTGTACTGCAGCTTATCCCTGAG GCTCTTGGATTCGATCCGAAAGCAGATGACTATGTTTGGAAAGCAGTTGGGATTTTTGGAGGGTTCTACATCTTGTTTTTTACAGAGaaagttttaaaaatggctcTGAAGGCAGACTCAGAG GAGGCTTGCGTGTTCTTGACCTGTCGCTGGCTCCGTGGAGAACGTGTATCCAACATTAAAACGGTGGCTTGGATGATCACTATTAGTGATGCGCTGCATAACTTCATAGACGGACTGGCTATCGGAGCGTCTTTCACGGTGTCTCTGCTCACTGGCTTCAGCACCTCTATAGCTATTGTCTGTGAGGAGTTTCCACATGAGCTAG GTGATTTTGTGATTCTGCTGACCTCTGGTATGAGTGTACCTCAGGCAGTGTTCTTTAACCTGCTGTCTGCTATGTGCTGTTATCTCGGCTTGGTATTTGGCATCCTGTTGGGGAGTAACTTTGCACCAAATGTTATCTTTGCCATTGCTGGTGGAATGTTCCTCTACATCTCTCTGGCTGACATG TTTCCAGAAATGAACAGTATAATGACAACACATGCCAGAGGTACCAGAGGGAAAGTAATATTCTTTGTGCTCCAAAATGGTGGCCTGATAACAGGCTTTTCTGTCATCCTCCTTATCACCATGTTCGCTGGAAACATCAGTTTGGGATAA
- the LOC143476708 gene encoding putative N-acetyltransferase camello isoform X2: MAEVQIRRYEDDDEEDVKDIFTLGMSEHVPSSCLHVLKQPYTQMLLTSLHMDLDHIRQTYLETPNACFWVAENQGQVVGTVACLPAERNKGCLELKRMSVKLSHRRQGIAKALCNTVADFARERGYPAVVLYTSVVQTDAQKLYERVGYKKVREFVIPELVARITSFTLIEYRLDLLRSEC, encoded by the exons ATGGCTGAAGTGCAGATTCGTCGctatgaggatgatgatgaggaggatGTGAAGGACATCTTTACACTTGGTATGAGCGAGCATGTGCCATCCTCGTGCCTGCATGTGCTGAAGCAGCCATACACCCAGATGTTGCTG ACCTCCCTGCACATGGACCTCGACCACATCCGGCAGACCTACCTGGAGACACCCAATGCCTGCTTCTGGGTGGCGGAGAACCAGGGTCAGGTGGTGGGCACGGTGGCATGTCTCCCTGCAGAACGGAACAAAGGCTGCCTGGAGCTGAAACGGATGTCGGTGAAACTCTCCCACAGACGGCAGGGCATTGCAAAAGCTTTGTGTAACACTGTGGCGGACTTTGCCCGGGAAAGGGGCTATCCGGCCGTGGTGCTCTACACCTCCGTCGTCCAGACCGACGCTCAAAAGCTCTATGAGCGTGTGGGCTACAAGAAGGTCAGAGAGTTTGTCATTCCAGAACTGGTTGCCAGGATCACCAGCTTCACATTGATTGAGTACAGGCTTGACCTGCTGCGGTCAGAATGCTGA
- the LOC143476708 gene encoding putative N-acetyltransferase camello isoform X1: MAEVQIRRYEDDDEEDVKDIFTLGMSEHVPSSCLHVLKQPYTQMLLVCVFCALLASSKSLLLPILAVTLLLATIRQGISYLFSTYIQTSLHMDLDHIRQTYLETPNACFWVAENQGQVVGTVACLPAERNKGCLELKRMSVKLSHRRQGIAKALCNTVADFARERGYPAVVLYTSVVQTDAQKLYERVGYKKVREFVIPELVARITSFTLIEYRLDLLRSEC, from the coding sequence ATGGCTGAAGTGCAGATTCGTCGctatgaggatgatgatgaggaggatGTGAAGGACATCTTTACACTTGGTATGAGCGAGCATGTGCCATCCTCGTGCCTGCATGTGCTGAAGCAGCCATACACCCAGATGTTGCTGGTGTGTGTATTCTGCGCTCTGCTAGCTAGCTCCAAATCTCTTTTGCTGCCCATACTGGCGGTCACTCTACTCCTGGCCACAATCCGACAGGGGATCAGCTACTTGTTCTCTACCTACATCCAGACCTCCCTGCACATGGACCTCGACCACATCCGGCAGACCTACCTGGAGACACCCAATGCCTGCTTCTGGGTGGCGGAGAACCAGGGTCAGGTGGTGGGCACGGTGGCATGTCTCCCTGCAGAACGGAACAAAGGCTGCCTGGAGCTGAAACGGATGTCGGTGAAACTCTCCCACAGACGGCAGGGCATTGCAAAAGCTTTGTGTAACACTGTGGCGGACTTTGCCCGGGAAAGGGGCTATCCGGCCGTGGTGCTCTACACCTCCGTCGTCCAGACCGACGCTCAAAAGCTCTATGAGCGTGTGGGCTACAAGAAGGTCAGAGAGTTTGTCATTCCAGAACTGGTTGCCAGGATCACCAGCTTCACATTGATTGAGTACAGGCTTGACCTGCTGCGGTCAGAATGCTGA
- the slc39a8 gene encoding metal cation symporter ZIP8 isoform X1, giving the protein MDEYHLQDILRFYGSNSSLSTTNLENLLHLITSRRAPASIDSAANPLRNAECLSVSDLLAVFGLANVSEVTLNQLELMCPAVLTQVLLPSCPHTTPQSQTIDSEVWGYGFLAVTIINLASLLGLLLIPFTKKSYFPKVLTYFIGVAIGTLFSNAVLQLIPEALGFDPKADDYVWKAVGIFGGFYILFFTEKVLKMALKADSEHCHAHFPTADVTIASFSNDIVINNMCNDVITNTINRDVVPNIPCDKTVHPTVSPVNDQVIPVLLTVFTLLAHAVLCHCRACRHAVNSDSSVQKNIKKTGKEACVFLTCRWLRGERVSNIKTVAWMITISDALHNFIDGLAIGASFTVSLLTGFSTSIAIVCEEFPHELGDFVILLTSGMSVPQAVFFNLLSAMCCYLGLVFGILLGSNFAPNVIFAIAGGMFLYISLADMFPEMNSIMTTHARGTRGKVIFFVLQNGGLITGFSVILLITMFAGNISLG; this is encoded by the exons ATGGACGAATATCATCTTCAGGATATCTTGCGCTTTTATGGCAGTAACAGTTCTCTGTCCACGACAAACTTGGAAAACCTTTTGCATCTCATCACTTCCCGACGAGCACCAGCATCCATTGATAGTGCCGCAAATCCCCTGAGGAACGCTGAG TGTTTGTCCGTATCGGACCTGCTGGCTGTATTTGGTCTGGCTAATGTGTCTGAAGTGACTCTTAATCAGCTAGAGCTCATGTGTCCAGCTGTTCTCACTCAGGTCCTACTACCCTCCTGTCCACACACGACTCCCCAATCCCAAACCATTGACTCTGAAG TTTGGGGTTATGGCTTCCTGGCTGTGACGATAATTAATTTGGCCTCTCTGTTGGGGTTACTCTTGATTCCCTTCACTAAAAAATCTTACTTCCCAAAAGTGCTAACCTACTTCATCGGAGTGGCCATAGGAACTCTGTTTTCTAATGCTGTACTGCAGCTTATCCCTGAG GCTCTTGGATTCGATCCGAAAGCAGATGACTATGTTTGGAAAGCAGTTGGGATTTTTGGAGGGTTCTACATCTTGTTTTTTACAGAGaaagttttaaaaatggctcTGAAGGCAGACTCAGAG CACTGCCACGCTCACTTCCCCACTGCTGATGTCACCATCGCAAGCTTCAGCAACGACATAGTCATTAACAACATGTGCAATGATGTAATAACAAACACCATCAACCGTGATGTCGTACCAAACATCCCCTGTGACAAAACAGTCCACCCAACTGTGAGCCCTGTCAATGATCAGGTAATACCTGTACTCCTGACCGTTTTTACGTTATTAGCACATGCTGTTCTCTGCCATTGCAGAGCTTGCAGACACGCTGTCAATAGTGACTCCTCAGTCCAAAAAAATATCAAGAAAACTGGCAAG GAGGCTTGCGTGTTCTTGACCTGTCGCTGGCTCCGTGGAGAACGTGTATCCAACATTAAAACGGTGGCTTGGATGATCACTATTAGTGATGCGCTGCATAACTTCATAGACGGACTGGCTATCGGAGCGTCTTTCACGGTGTCTCTGCTCACTGGCTTCAGCACCTCTATAGCTATTGTCTGTGAGGAGTTTCCACATGAGCTAG GTGATTTTGTGATTCTGCTGACCTCTGGTATGAGTGTACCTCAGGCAGTGTTCTTTAACCTGCTGTCTGCTATGTGCTGTTATCTCGGCTTGGTATTTGGCATCCTGTTGGGGAGTAACTTTGCACCAAATGTTATCTTTGCCATTGCTGGTGGAATGTTCCTCTACATCTCTCTGGCTGACATG TTTCCAGAAATGAACAGTATAATGACAACACATGCCAGAGGTACCAGAGGGAAAGTAATATTCTTTGTGCTCCAAAATGGTGGCCTGATAACAGGCTTTTCTGTCATCCTCCTTATCACCATGTTCGCTGGAAACATCAGTTTGGGATAA